The following DNA comes from Anopheles arabiensis isolate DONGOLA chromosome 3, AaraD3, whole genome shotgun sequence.
ATGACAGGTACCACTGTTTCCAGTCTTCTGGCAGCTCGGCGAATGATTCCACTATGCCGTGAAAGCCGGGCAGTCGGTCCAGGTCGGTCAGCTGATCCCAGTGCAGATCGGACAGCCAGCTGCGACACGGATTTTCCATCTGCTCCTGGCGATCAATTTTGCCTGCTCCGTATACCAGAAAGCGAAACTCTCTTGGACTGAGCGCTTCATCGGCAAAGAGTAACCGAACGCACAGGTAGAACGCAAACAGCTTTCGATCATTTTCGAACAATCCGCGAGACACAATGCTGCAGAAATGGAAAAGTTATCCAAGTTTCAAACTTCAACACCAACCGCTCAAGTTACACGTTCATTACCGAAACACGTTGAATGTGTGATAATCATCGATTCGTCGCTTTCGCTCCGCAACCTGCTGTACGCGCCCACTTTTCTCCAGGGACAGCGAAAACAGTGCCTGATACCACTCCAGCGAGTAGCGATACAGTGGATTAAATAGCTGCAGATCGCCAAGGACGAGAAAGAGCAGCGCGGAACGGGCCGCACAGGATCGATAGACTTCGCGGGACGTTTCGATCTCGATGCGGGTCTGTTCCGCCTGCTGCAGCCCACTCGAGACGGTTTCGAATGTCGCGCGCGAACTTTGCAGCACCTGATACAGCTCTTCGTCCTCGAGCAATGGTACCTTGCTTTCGTTCAAGATGCGTAGTATCTGTTCCTCCAGATCGACGagcgtttgcttgttttgaagAATCGTTTGCTGGAGCAGTTCTTTTCGCTCTTCAAGGGAGGGATTTTCGCTTTGTACTAGCAGACCTGTgaataaaaagcaacaaataaGCAGTGAATGCTCAAGTGCCTCGATGGTCTAATAGACTTGCCGCCAGCTACAACACCACGGACCGGGGATCGAACCCCGTTGTAACGCATTCTCTTACCGAGCATTTTCATCTCCAGCCCTTCCGCTCCCAGCACGAAGCTCAGCTGATTGACACGCTTTACCAAAGCTCCCGACATCCGCACCGACTCCTGCCCTACCAGATACAATGGATGTGCCGCTTCGTCACCCTTCTTTTGAGCCTTCTCACGGCACGTTCCACATGTCGCCGTCACCGTGTCTCGCAGCGTGAACAACTCATCCAGCTGGCTCACATTCCTTCGGttcacattttccaccatcaGTGGCGTGTGCTGCTCGAATGTTTCCACCAGCGTCGATTCACAGATTTCATCATCGAAATCAACCAACTGAACGTGCCCCGCCAGCTCCGCCAGCAGCCACTTCTGGGCCTCCTCCTGCGGATCAACGATCAACGCGACGCGCGTACTTTTCATCAAAATGGTTGCATTTTCCGCCGAAAAATCATCCGGCGGCAGCCCATTTTCGTGCCACCGGATCAGCACGCCGGGATCGTAAAAGAAAGATCGCAGCGAAAAGCGCTGGGTGAAGGGCATTTCCGTCGTCTCGAGATCAATCAACCATTGGGATAGGAAGCTGGCACGTGTTTCAATGTTTACAGGACCTAGATAGGTGAGAAAGCCAGCGGCTAGCAGTGTGTCACCGATCAGTCTTGCGTAGCTGCCCTCCAGCTCGTTCTTGGTCGCAAGCCAGCGGGTCCGTTCGCCGGCCAGATTGTCCACCAGGTTGCGAGCCCGCTCCAGCTTCAGTGCCATCTGGCGGGCGGTCTCTTCGAGCTGCAACTTTTCCGCAATCTTGGCCTCGTACTCCGCCCGCAACTGGGCCAACTTTTCCGCCAGCTCGATCAGCTTGCGTTCGGCCGCCGCGAGTTCGTTTTGCTTCTCCAGCAGCGACGCGTTGGCTTCCTCCATTTTGCGTATCTTTGGTCCAACGAATCTAGCGAAAAAGATCATCTTTTAACGCTCACAATTTTCGTTAGTTAAGCGCGTTCACTTACTTGTAAACCTTGCCATAGTTGTCGATCGCCCGCACCCACAGCATCAGCGATTTGGCCGCCTTCGAAACGGTACCGACCTTGTCCGGTTCCAGGTCGGGGTTTTTCACGTACCCGCTGATCGTTTTGAGCGTCCGCTCGGCGATGTTGTTCCGATCGAAGCCCTTCAGCGTGTCGAGGAACTTTTGCTCCCCGAGCTGCCGCTTCGACTCCGCCCAGGTCGGCTCCTTGCCGAGCAGTATCATCACCGCCTCCATCACCAGCTCCACCTTCGTCGGCGGCCGGCTGTACGATTTGATCTCGTTCATGTCCTTCTTGTTGAGCGAATCGAGGGCCGCGACGGCCGCATTCAGCGCCGGCATGGCGCGCTGCAAATCGGCCCCCGCCACCTCCGCCAGCTGCTTGCACACAATCTCTTCCGCTCCGATCTTGACGCGCTTGACCGACACCTCCTCCGTCTGCTCGTCCGCTTCCCGCGTTTGCTGCTCGATCTGCTCGAGAAACTCGTCCAGCTGCACCTGGAACAGGGCTATCTCGCGCTGCCGCTCCTCCAGCTCGGCCGACAGATTGGCCACCTTTACCGTCGCGTCCTCGATCCGCTCGATGCCGACGCGGAACTTCCGATGCAGGGCCTGCAGTTCGAGCCGCTTCTCACGCAACACTCTgcaaaaacgcaacaaaattCGTAAAATAAAGGAAGTTCAAATTGTTAATCTCGCCCAAAAAAAGTAACCCAAACATGGACTGACCTTTGGAATGTATCGAGCAGCTCGAAATACCAGCTGCAGGGTGCAATTATATTTCGCTTAGCGGCAGTCGCCAATGTCGCCTCCACCTGGACGGCGTAATGTATGCGAAACAATAAATCATGCGTCGCAATCTGAAGCCGCTCCTCGGTGCTCTGCACCAAGCTTTCTCTCCGGCGGGCCTGGAAAGAAAGACGCATTGTGTAAACACGGGTTGAATAATTTTGCCTGCTTAACAAAAAACGGACCCGGGCCAACGACGGGGACCCCATACGGGAGATAATAACTCAATTCAAGATGCTAAGGTCGGTCTCCCCGTGATGACAACCCGTACTCGTATCTATCTGGTAGCGATCAGCCAAACTACAACTCAACTACATTCTACCAAAGAGCCCCACCGCCCGGGTTTTGTTGTACACAGCAACATGCGAAGCAGCTTCTTGATATCGTGTCCCTCCTATTCCCCAAACCATGCGCTGTCAACATGAGTTTGTTTGCTTAATTAGTCGTCCTCTTCGTCGGTGgcacaatctttttttttctctctctctgttgccattttttgccttcttctcGCAACTCTCGTGTCTCGCATGtaaagaagacacacaaaaaatgcatttgcatAACTCCTCACAGGGCCAAGAATGCTTCCCTGGAAGGAGGTTCCCATTGATGTTACGTTTCGTTTGATCAGCCTCAAATGCAGCATCACTCAGAAGCGCATTTTTGCACGTCCCGTCCGCCCgaagatgatgacgacgaAACACACaagacgaaacaaaacaaaaaagaaaaaagagatgcTGTAAgggaagatgaaaaaaaacaacagtggAACCCTTTACCTTCTTGACCGTACCATCCGCGCCCTGGATGGGCACATCGAGCGGTACGTTCCTGAGCAGGTACTTCTTGGAAATCTCCAGCAGTGACGCCTCCGGCCAGTCGTGCATGCAGTCCACGGCTAGCTCGCGCGCCAACGACGGGTACCGCTGGAGAACGATTCTAACAAGCCCACCGCCGAGTGTGCATAAAACGAGAAGAAACAATGGGCaatgaaagtgaaatgttGTTGCACGATTGCGCTACTGTACGCTGGTTACAAGGTCAAGACCGGAtgtaacaacaaacacacacacacacacacacacacctaaaaGCGCCCACTTCCAAGGGTAAGCACAGGACAAGGTGTAAATTAGCGCGTACTTTCCGCCAGTCCGGCATGTTTGCCGTGTCTTCCGTACCTTCGCCCGTCTTATTTTGGCTTGCATTTAGTTGCCCGACGGGACTGTTTTCGCAAAAAAGCACGCCCAGCTCTTCACCGCCCATTATGCCGCCGAGCAGCTCCATCAGCCGTTCGTTCGGTTCCGCCTCTACAATGTCGTCGAGATTGACCAGCGCCAGCACACAAccctgccgctgctgctgctgctgctgtacgccCAGACACACTTGGAACAGGTTCAAAAATTCGCTCTCAACCGTTTCCGGCCCATCCCGTGCCGTTACGCTCATCCGATGGTACGTGATCGGCCTGTGCACTGCGAGCCGGGCTGCGAGCTGGCAAACCACCGTCCGACCGCCACCGGGAAGTCCCATCAGCATCGAGCCGATGCGCCCGAGCCGCACATTGCGCAGCACTTTCGTCGCGTGTTCTATGGCTTCCCGGTGGATGAGGAGGTTTTTCGTGGAATCGTCCGAAACTTCAGCCCAGCGCTCATCGGTTCGAAGTCTAACCAAACGGAGGAGGTAAGAAGAGAAATGCATTTAATGTAATTCTTTCTCTTCCCCTGCCACTCCACCCTTCTAAACCCTTTTCAAAGCTCAAATTACATCAATTGATTAATATCCCGCACGTCCTCGTACGGATTCGCGGTTGGAGTTTCGGTCCGCGCCAGCAGATCGGTGAAGATTGGGCTCTGATTGTTCGGGCAGAGGCCGTGCAGCGTTACCTCGTAGTGGCCCGACACGGTTTCGTTCAGCAGCTCGTAGTACCGTCTGTGATCCGTCCGCTCCAGCCGGTCCCACGTTTCCCGGTAGCACTCGTGTATCCACAGCCGCAGCAGCGTCGCCTTCTCCGCGAGATAAGCGTCCCGGGAAACGGCATCGCCGAGACAATGGCACACCGCCCGCACTATAGAGGCGATTGTCTCGAGCGAAAACTGGTAGCGCAGCCGGGCCGGCGTGGGCGGAAGTCGTCGCGTGAGGCGCCCGACAAAGTCTACCGTCGCTGGCGCCAGCAGCCTGAGCACGGCAGCGCctggctgttgctgttgcgccGGCACGGTGGTCCGTATCATGTCGGTGAAGATTTGCCCGAGCTGCTCGTCGCCCGCCGGTGTCATGATCAGGAGATGACATTTGTTGAGCAAACTTTGCATGACGTGTTGGGTTGGCGTGTGACAACGGTGCAGCCGCATGGCGAGCACCGTTTGACACTGCTCGATGCGCATCGAGGTGCTGCCGCCCGGTTCGTGCCATTCGCCCGTATCGCAAAAGCCACGCATAAACTCATCCACCGCGTACGGGTTTGAGGCGGTCGTGTGCAGATCGTCGAAAAAGCAGACCATTTGTTTGCGGTCTGCCGGATAGAAGCGAGCTTTCATGACTTTTAGTGCGTGGCAGCGCAGTCGATTGCGTAGCTGGCGTATTGTGGTGCGTTGCGTTAGAACGATCCGCATAGAGGACCAGTGTGCGGGGTCGAGTTCGGTTAAAATGGCTTTTACCAGGGCGGACTTTCCAACGGACGTTTCGCTTGCGAGCAGCACGGGTGCTCCATTCCGCATCAATGCACGCACGAGAAATTCATGCGCGATCGTGTGAGCACTttggaaaaggaaaggaagaagaaataaagagAACATTTCATTTGGGGTGTCACTTCCGCAACACTCGTTAACAATCTCCTGTGGGATAGGCAAGTTTGACATACCTCCGATAAATGCACTCCCCTACTGCACCGTTAACAGACAGCTCGGCCGGCAGCTTTGTCTCCCACGGTCGCCACGCGCCCTCCGGAAGGTCAACGTAGAACTGGTAAACGTTCCCCTTCAACGGATAGCCCGCCTCGGGATGCTGCTCGCGCAGAAACAGATCATATTTACCCCGGctaccatcagcatcatccaGCGAGCCGGCGATGGACCAAACGGCACAGAAAAAGAACACCTTCCCCAGCGCTTCCGACCACCGCTCGAGCCGCTCCTCGCCCGTCTGCGGGCGGAATATTTTGCTCGTATCGAATGGTGCAAGCAAACTATCACACAGCTGACAGAATGTACGCACCACCGCCACGTCGCCGATGTTCGCCACCGTCCGACACTCGGACCGGCGGAAGGAGAGCAGCCCCGCCATATACTTCTCCACCAGTGTCTGCAATCGCTGGCGCAGCATCAGCTCGCCCTTCTGCTCCAGCCAAACGTGCACCAGCGCGGGCCAGCAGAGATCGTCGGCACTGAGGTGCACGAGGGCGAAATGTGACACCAACGAGGGCGTTACGCTATCGAGCGGCCCGACGCACTCGACGATCACTTTCACGCCACGGTCAGGGCTTTCCGACGCCGCACTAATCGGGGTAAAATCGCAGCCCATATAGTGCCCGGGCCGGAGTGCCAGCTGGGCGACGCAATCGAACCATTCGCCGCACGGCACGGCATCGAATATCAAACACTTTCCACCAGCGGTGCACTCTTCCGAGCCGGGCGGCGGATGCAGGCACGCCCCGATGACGCTGTCCAGCCAGCCGCGATCGAATGCGGCCGGGTGGGAGGAATGGCGGAGAGTAGCCGGGTGGATGCGGGTCGGTTCGTAGGCGGGCTTCAATATGCCAAGGGCGATACCGATGCAGGCACTTTTGCCCGTACCGGCCGCTCCCGTCACCACTATCGGGCGTCCGTCGGCGAGAAGGGCCTGATGGAGCAGCAGTACCTTGTCAATCATACCGTCTGAAAGCTGTAAATGTTAAAGCAGATGAGATTTGTTGGCTGTGGTTATCAGATTTACTGCTAATTACCTTGAAATGCATTGCTTTTGCCTGATTTTGCACAACCTCTTTCAGCTCATCTTCGTTGCTTTGTGTTGGTGGATCGAATGCACCGAAAACAAGCACCAAATTACGATGGCAGTTCCGCATTTCCACCTCAGAAAAATAACCCTGGAAAGTGTTCTGCAAGCGGATAATTGTACTCTCCATTATTTTCCCTTTAAAATGTTTACACTCCTTCCACTACTCACGCAGAACGCAGCCAGAAACGCTCGCTTCTCCTCGATCCAGTCACGCACTGACAGCTCATccggtttgtttacatccgcCGCTGACGTTTGTTGCACAAGCCGCCCGGCCTCGACGACATGTTTTAGTTGCCGCAGTGAAAACATCCCTCCCTCGGCAAAGTGCGGACTGGATAGTTTCATTTGCCGGAGAAATAGTTCGAAAAGTTTCGCAATTCGTGCACTGTGATCGTAACCGGCCAGCCACAGCCACGATTCCAACACTTTCGACCGATCGACGGAGGTTATGTGTACCGGGCGGAACAGTGTTCGGTCCAGCTCTTGTGGCGCCATTTTGCGACCGGGACCGGAACTGGTGAGTGCAAACAGCCGAAAGCGACTGGATCGTTCTTCCCAGCTTAACTTTCGCTTTGCCGTAGTCGATTTTCGCACGGCCGTGGCCGTTTCCCGTGCGTTGTCAGCGATTTGGGTTACGATGGTGCTTGGCAAGCGCTCGAAGCACCGCAACAGCAACCATCCTCCGACCATTTTCACGCCACGCAACATGCGCATCATGTCCTCCGGGGTGGAGCTCGTATCGCACTCCAGTGTCAGCAGAAACACACCGACCGAGTGGGCCAAACTCTCCAGCAGCACTTGCCGGCCGCAGCATCCACCGGAAGTGCCGAGCAGGAGGGGAATTTGGCGTAATTTTAGCGCACACACCGTGGCCATTCGGGCCCGCTCGCTTACTGGTGTGAGCAGCATCGGTTCGGTGGAGCGTTTGCATTCGTACCCGTAGGCAAAGCGGGTGTCAACCAGCTGGATCACGCATTTTCGACCCGGCGGATGGCAGTGCGAGTGCAGCTGGCATACCCACTCGAACGTTTCCAGCCCGTGGAGCTCCTTCCGGCGGCACAGCCGTTCAATCAGATCTCTTGCGTTTAGCTCGAGAATTAACAGATCGTACAGCTTCTTGCACTGCCAGCGTTCGCTGCACGTGCGTGCCGAAGCCGTCAGTTCTTGAAGTAGCTGAGGGAAGCAGACAAGGCACATGCAGTAAGTATTTAACAACGACGATCGTGAAATTTATATCCCATGATGctaaaacacatcaaacgacGTTGCAGGTTGAAAACCGACTGCAGGACACCACCGCTACATACCTTTGTGTGTAGCGCGCGCAACATTTTCAACGGTTTCTTGCTGCCGAGCAGACTGCACTGCACCAAGGCATTTCTGGTATGCAGCGTTTGCTGCAGCTCGACACTCTTCAGGCACAGCTGCAGCGGCCAGCTGCGCAGCCAGCCCGTCTCGACCCGCTTGAAGTAGCTCCTCCGTAGGGCGGTGTGGCAGCTCCACAATAAATCACGCATCGCATCGCGAATGTGACATTCGAGCTGGTTCATGAGCTCAGCCACACCATCCGGCCCGGGCCGTGCATCGGGCAGCGGGGACGATCCAACGAACGGGACGTACTCGTCATCCCCGGTGTACACTCCCACCACGCCCGGCGGGACCACCTTGCCCCGATCGAGCAGCTGAAACCGGGCTACATTTTCGTACAGCAGCGGCAACGCTTGCTCCAGCTGGGCGTACTTGAGCGGCGCAGCGATCAGCCCGATCAGCTGCCGGTCGGAGAGCAGGTAAAAGCGCGGGAAAACGGCACGCTGCTCGCGTAACACCTCACCCAGCGTGTCCGCCTGCTGATTGAGCCGCTTGCGGACGGACTCCAGCTCGGCAATAAATTCTTGTCCCACCGGGCACACGTCCTCCACCAGCCGGGCCGTAGAGAGGTAGCGCATCAGTTCACACCACTGCGCAAAGGCGGCGCGAAACCCATCGTTGAACGCGTCcagcttcgagccgggcgCTGTGCCGCGGCTGATCCGGTGCAGCTCGTGCAGCGTTCGACACTCGGCCACCATGCGCACGACGATCTCGAGCATCTCGTCCAGCAGGCCGACCGTGTGCTCCCAGTAATCGATCAGCGACTGGTACGGATGGCGATGGGGCGATCGGCGCAAGCGATTTATGATCCCGACGTTGTCCGCCAGCGTTCGGAAGTGGGTGGCCGGGTTGCGCAGTTCCAGAAAGCCACCACCGTCCGCTGGCTGCCGGATGGTGAATTCAATTGCGCGGACACGCAACGCAACCGCTTCGAGGTCGAGCTCTACCTCGTGCTCTTTGCGGGCGGCGTAGCACAGGTCCAGGAGCGGTTCCTCGTAGCTGTACAGTGCCAGCGCGGTCATCGTCTGGAAGCTGCACTGTACGCCCGGTAGCTCTGGGGCATCTTCGCTACAAACACATCGCAATTTGATCACATGGAGGGCGCGGGTGAGTTTCTTTGATTTGCTCCAATTCGCAACCGAATGTACTTACCACATCGCAATTTCCTTCACCTTCTGCCAGTGGCGGTCCTGCATGAAGGAGGCGCGCATCGTGCACACGATCGTAACCGTCGTGCAGAAGTGGGCGATTTCTGCTCCCACCCGGTGGAACACATCGAACTCTTCTTGGCTGATGGGACCGTCCGCTAGCAGTGCGTACGCTTGTCGAAAGTGGCCCGACAGCATGTGCAGATCGATCTCGTCCGCGGTGCTATAGGTTTCGGCCATGATACGATCCCGCTCGATACGCCACTCCTTCACCAGCATCCACACCTGGCGCAGATTTTCTAGTTTTGAGCGAATTTCTTGTAGAGCCTAACGATGAGGTAAGTGTTTAGCATTTAAACAGCGtagttatttgtttattaatgAGTTAGTATTTAGATAGAATCCTATCTATGCCTCTTCATAACGATAAATACGACTCATTCGGATCTCAGCCATTAATATGTAagaacacttttttttacttattttatcGATTCGTAAGAATCTTTTTATACTTTCTTTCACTGTTTCCATCGACACTAAATTGGAATATGGCGTGACTGTTGTCAAGCCTTTAGTTGTACGTGTGAATTACTGTCTACGATGACCCATTTGTCTATAAAGACATGAGCAAATCATCATTCAAGTAAGAACAAAGTGCAACTACGTGCAAAgaattaaaactaaatttaGATCACGGGTTTCATCTTGTCGGTAGACGTATTCTTGGTAAATGGCTAACTACA
Coding sequences within:
- the LOC120899709 gene encoding dynein heavy chain 2, axonemal-like; the protein is MTTEHEGDMSEISSLTDSSDEGKKVVEEVVEAVEEIDKPAYSDEDLETLVGFIRGMIILFDYDDQDFNEEVSETIKLWLTDVNNPLLFIFYDGNRLSASLAFPLCPINDLMYFMREQDQLFNVLERFHDDIMFGTLHGDIEGSLLVILEQVYGPMILSNADWSENVKANIINGFNAFMTYLTELHYKLSGITLLYVPREGCDMEVQEVVLNRSTIKRLEAVVIDWTGQIRATLSDTQHFVPDDLVCPSDEYSFWLYRHEVLSALRLQFKGPNVQHIVRILELAQSLYIKHLKDVLEDLDKEIEIAESNIPFLKLLVDPCFAIGTLETGDDFCSQMIYVMHIIRFIGQESSHLNRDESITKLFLYLSNEIVACCMRGIDIERILSGAPRYGIEVCRMKIECCESYKIIYEEMLEHFKDEFTWNLDYAAIFNRINAFLQRLHDILEICDAMLIFGKYADSTSYTSYRFFCNNADEFERRCEQVERIFHNALETIESVGSTILDINNKDWYRYVGEFREMLKSLDDIIENLLSNVFLMSENLEEKLNVLVTLLNFYKRENIRESFMRKIGEVWGMLNEEIMQLSKYISSGIAEYPALLPPHAGRYAVLKMRFDHLTHLRTLIVNCRFFPEHPQQEEVLALYEACEKQVKAALKGFSESWSKSITTEMASWYHRNLICRSNLRPGLFEVNIERRLLVLFDEAYYFKTLGVNIPMSLDLEKHENTRLTFDNVLRLVLYFNGVVSSISDKERLFFKPMIQQTERKLEPMRSKLTWEEDLSEFIEGYVVNVRELLELIELYKRENHKIVSLVERIYAMIFVRFEQQQHPVSVAQLMAGVAEQKKTVFTELLEVLTEVSQHIFNVYDSLGSNIRKMGSIWEQYLHKIDKLLRAAIFTCTLNTLRGVQTAIENVHASPILMIEILLKREGAVYEPSVEAVEQTLRRLVEEVCLTIRPVPSMARRYQLDSGERSFYLQLLEHSEYLQIARSIDETINDTVRLLRTYQSKWNVFRPFWCVDKAAFIERFKLTAMTSEAFQKNIEKFEELQNQLSTQGDFVVCRSVEIDALKLKYALTGHIAEWQTNYIEYLKCIAYGKIIDFNKILQQNVEELRHEPLEVYELKRLEERYQVCYDELPAKEQEIAIILKYFVVLEKYVADLLPEAYALRHNIDQIWAQYRADLKAIREQIENYQDQFKLSMTGAADALKVDALEMLKMLREEMPTAEDSTPDEAFEAIDRLMMQLEELERREREIEERMRLLGVDYVRLPALQEIRSKLENLRQVWMLVKEWRIERDRIMAETYSTADEIDLHMLSGHFRQAYALLADGPISQEEFDVFHRVGAEIAHFCTTVTIVCTMRASFMQDRHWQKVKEIAMCEDAPELPGVQCSFQTMTALALYSYEEPLLDLCYAARKEHEVELDLEAVALRVRAIEFTIRQPADGGGFLELRNPATHFRTLADNVGIINRLRRSPHRHPYQSLIDYWEHTVGLLDEMLEIVVRMVAECRTLHELHRISRGTAPGSKLDAFNDGFRAAFAQWCELMRYLSTARLVEDVCPVGQEFIAELESVRKRLNQQADTLGEVLREQRAVFPRFYLLSDRQLIGLIAAPLKYAQLEQALPLLYENVARFQLLDRGKVVPPGVVGVYTGDDEYVPFVGSSPLPDARPGPDGVAELMNQLECHIRDAMRDLLWSCHTALRRSYFKRVETGWLRSWPLQLCLKSVELQQTLHTRNALVQCSLLGSKKPLKMLRALHTKLLQELTASARTCSERWQCKKLYDLLILELNARDLIERLCRRKELHGLETFEWVCQLHSHCHPPGRKCVIQLVDTRFAYGYECKRSTEPMLLTPVSERARMATVCALKLRQIPLLLGTSGGCCGRQVLLESLAHSVGVFLLTLECDTSSTPEDMMRMLRGVKMVGGWLLLRCFERLPSTIVTQIADNARETATAVRKSTTAKRKLSWEERSSRFRLFALTSSGPGRKMAPQELDRTLFRPVHITSVDRSKVLESWLWLAGYDHSARIAKLFELFLRQMKLSSPHFAEGGMFSLRQLKHVVEAGRLVQQTSAADVNKPDELSVRDWIEEKRAFLAAFCNTFQGYFSEVEMRNCHRNLVLVFGAFDPPTQSNEDELKEVVQNQAKAMHFKLSDGMIDKVLLLHQALLADGRPIVVTGAAGTGKSACIGIALGILKPAYEPTRIHPATLRHSSHPAAFDRGWLDSVIGACLHPPPGSEECTAGGKCLIFDAVPCGEWFDCVAQLALRPGHYMGCDFTPISAASESPDRGVKVIVECVGPLDSVTPSLVSHFALVHLSADDLCWPALVHVWLEQKGELMLRQRLQTLVEKYMAGLLSFRRSECRTVANIGDVAVVRTFCQLCDSLLAPFDTSKIFRPQTGEERLERWSEALGKVFFFCAVWSIAGSLDDADGSRGKYDLFLREQHPEAGYPLKGNVYQFYVDLPEGAWRPWETKLPAELSVNGAVGECIYRSAHTIAHEFLVRALMRNGAPVLLASETSVGKSALVKAILTELDPAHWSSMRIVLTQRTTIRQLRNRLRCHALKVMKARFYPADRKQMVCFFDDLHTTASNPYAVDEFMRGFCDTGEWHEPGGSTSMRIEQCQTVLAMRLHRCHTPTQHVMQSLLNKCHLLIMTPAGDEQLGQIFTDMIRTTVPAQQQQPGAAVLRLLAPATVDFVGRLTRRLPPTPARLRYQFSLETIASIVRAVCHCLGDAVSRDAYLAEKATLLRLWIHECYRETWDRLERTDHRRYYELLNETVSGHYEVTLHGLCPNNQSPIFTDLLARTETPTANPYEDVRDINQLILRTDERWAEVSDDSTKNLLIHREAIEHATKVLRNVRLGRIGSMLMGLPGGGRTVVCQLAARLAVHRPITYHRMSVTARDGPETVESEFLNLFQVCLGVQQQQQQRQGCVLALVNLDDIVEAEPNERLMELLGGIMGGEELGVLFCENSPVGQLNASQNKTGEGTEDTANMPDWRKVRANLHLVLCLPLEVGAFRIVLQRYPSLARELAVDCMHDWPEASLLEISKKYLLRNVPLDVPIQGADGTVKKARRRESLVQSTEERLQIATHDLLFRIHYAVQVEATLATAAKRNIIAPCSWYFELLDTFQRVLREKRLELQALHRKFRVGIERIEDATVKVANLSAELEERQREIALFQVQLDEFLEQIEQQTREADEQTEEVSVKRVKIGAEEIVCKQLAEVAGADLQRAMPALNAAVAALDSLNKKDMNEIKSYSRPPTKVELVMEAVMILLGKEPTWAESKRQLGEQKFLDTLKGFDRNNIAERTLKTISGYVKNPDLEPDKVGTVSKAAKSLMLWVRAIDNYGKVYKFVGPKIRKMEEANASLLEKQNELAAAERKLIELAEKLAQLRAEYEAKIAEKLQLEETARQMALKLERARNLVDNLAGERTRWLATKNELEGSYARLIGDTLLAAGFLTYLGPVNIETRASFLSQWLIDLETTEMPFTQRFSLRSFFYDPGVLIRWHENGLPPDDFSAENATILMKSTRVALIVDPQEEAQKWLLAELAGHVQLVDFDDEICESTLVETFEQHTPLMVENVNRRNVSQLDELFTLRDTVTATCGTCREKAQKKGDEAAHPLYLVGQESVRMSGALVKRVNQLSFVLGAEGLEMKMLGLLVQSENPSLEERKELLQQTILQNKQTLVDLEEQILRILNESKVPLLEDEELYQVLQSSRATFETVSSGLQQAEQTRIEIETSREVYRSCAARSALLFLVLGDLQLFNPLYRYSLEWYQALFSLSLEKSGRVQQVAERKRRIDDYHTFNVFRIVSRGLFENDRKLFAFYLCVRLLFADEALSPREFRFLVYGAGKIDRQEQMENPCRSWLSDLHWDQLTDLDRLPGFHGIVESFAELPEDWKQWYLSSLPEVSPLPGNWEINLKKFQKYLIVRSLRLDRIESCMNDFTRDTLGLKYVSVPVGTLEDAFQESSAHSLILLLVRGSSNPLAKLERLARKVNGAVSSQDAGRKCFETLAITEDRMEAFVGLLQRCVSDESWLYVSDCQLAETFLKQLPHVMAFLKRTNPNSKFRLWLSSKPHEALPLSVLQNCIKLAYEEPKGIKHHMGNLYDEIGEARFKQATAAMKQSTTKSSSTEAHYKRLLFAMAFLHGLLLERNNFQQLGWLEPYHFVNNDFCLAESLLAYGLEKLLVKKAVDPRLQRGRQGGRGDGNGDVSMEDNFHGLDLEDEQQEHDATPWQFLKGAALELCYGAQIASCWDRRIYEIYAEELLQPQLLTPTLTTAAATAATSLGRGWFRLPRDGLYQTYAEFIATQLPDRDGIDVFGQHENANIKYLKSRSDYMLQMLTRVGQDPSQQQQQQQHQPPHVGQDHERTKQTVSDLLSSLPVYLDYENALRIVGAGANSTPVCEALLAEVRTYNAILGRTKSDCDCLVRMLTGATNELLDESSGRWSVLLAALQQNTVPKRWAEGGAQETRPCVRTIRLSLADWMLQLRERVRYLRRWTETGQLPAEIVLGRFNDPRRFLNGVLQHHAQVYRVPFEDLRWDVTIFNTNKPLERIAIQDGFIAWGLLLENGSWDWEKQTLAVPDILEMTCPMPPVAFRPVRRAGSVAMGAAETFAPYQCPVFYSSERSEDSFVLSLPLPVGEQRDAQGWNMFNTALLLND